In one Colletotrichum destructivum chromosome 2, complete sequence genomic region, the following are encoded:
- a CDS encoding Putative Glycine-rich domain-containing protein, with product MWKWKSKSHKADEDVSGSASSSGPAAAPASTSAPPPAYGAVAPQRSGPGPLDLSAALGAVSLGPTPPHGTDPTEDTCLAHLRLLTAFNRLKNETGYRDGLWEIWDSRAKIANAGGGNDKAAAAAATAAGTLNPDVLVKLREKRWAVYVGRAVDRYAVWWRSFVPDMLLERDMVDPPEERRDRYEGFPRSEPMVWNADMLPPLDVLLVWHAHMLNPRIYLEDCLRYGHGAVWAAGMPWPVVNQAISGATFDYVVSDSCVAQWEARTSFAWCNEDDPDTKEIRCPSCQTMVSVPWTTCGQPRDYSGTKRPGIAGEGYADGHLTQTCPSCSVTITHESLRAAKFRNDIQASVTSDHAMPGTILDLHTGLPKPLKYDSDNSNSAGCPDQLFPARLARRGLLAEVVEMLKPGSKVAPSMMVVRDNMEENFTGKFADSKNLREVMNRHGHKKVTDFRLSLDGRRQTRKMMSRYWENSSPFAIDLVGCVMRQGTFTEKMCKLNWLHFPTARNLMADLLKKYTRFVEIIAIAAATKDKVAVPTLDVDLAWHTHQLSPQSYFVFTLAKTSAFVDHNDKVDEDRLSTAFEWTSKTYQEKYGEVYSQCKCWYCETVRVMALPATKMFGIGKEEKLLEAWHAAAKANNVPMPPMTESAHVSSHPAVHTNETTARRATTRPIRLEYRNRLEETHSKARKRATKTFKADSDKRMGPRGEDRTSFWGKDVEVEGPWASSLAAVTTSAMYPAPPGFANMGPGSVGSCATGTCGGATGCGSELLGMCTAGCVGSGWFGGNAGCAGMGATSGGVML from the exons ATGTGGAAGTGGAAGAGCAAGTCCCACaaagccgacgaggacgtgTCCGGCTCCGCATCCTCATCCGGCCCCGCAGCCGCACcagcctcgacctcggccccTCCACCGGCCTACGGCGCAGTTGCCCCACAGCGCTCCGGGCCCGGACCCCTTGATCTCTCCgctgccctcggcgccgtgagCCTCGGCCCCACCCCGCCCCACGGCACTGACCCTACGGAGGACACCTGTCTCGCCCACCTCCGCCTCCTGACGGCCTTCAACCGCCTTAAGAACGAGACGGGGTACCGCGACGGCCTGTGGGAGATCTGGGACTCGCGCGCAAAGATCGCcaatgccggcggcggcaacgacaaagccgccgccgccgccgccaccgctgcAGGGACCCTGAACCCGGACGTCCTTGTCAAGCTCCGCGAGAAGCGGTGGGCAGTCTATGTtggccgcgccgtcgaccgctATGCCGTCTGGTGGCGGAGCTTCGTGCCGGACATGCTGCTCGAGAGGGACATGGTCGACCCGCccgaggagaggagggaccGATACGAAGGGTTCCCAAGGTCGGAACCCATGGTCTGGAACGCCGACATGCTTCCCCCGCTGG ATGTATTGCTTGTCTGGCACGCACACATGCTCAACCCAAGAATTTACCTCGAG GACTGCCTCCGCTATggccacggcgccgtctGGGCGGCCGGCATGCCCTGGCCCGTCGTCAACCAGGCCATCTCGGGTGCGACCTTTGACTATGTCGTCTCGGACTCCTGCGTCGCGCAATGGGAGGCCCGCACGAGCTTCGCCTGGTGCAACGAGGACGATCCAGACACCAAGGAGATCCGCTGTCCCTCGTGCCAGACGATGGTGTCCGTCCCATGGACGACGTGTGGCCAGCCAAGAGACTACAGCGGAACCAA ACGCCCCGGCATCGCAGGCGAGGGCTACGCAGACGGTCACTTGACCCAAACCTGCCCGTCCTGCTCCGTCACCATAACCCACGAGTCCCTGCGCGCCGCAAAGTTCCGCAACGACATCCAGGCCTCCGTCACCTCGGACCACGCCATGCCGGGCACGATCCTCGATCTCCACACCGGCCTGCCGAAACCACTCAAGTATGACTCTGACAACAGCAATTCGGCCGGCTGTCCCGACCAGCTCTTCCCCGCgcgcctcgcccgccgcggcctgctggccgaggtcgtcgagatgcTGAAGCCCGGCAGCAAGGTGGCGCCGAGCATGATGGTCGTCCGTGACAACATGGAAGAGAACTTCACGGGCAAGTTCGCCGACTCCAAGAACCTGAGAGAGGTGATGAATCGTCACGGTCACAAGAAGGTGACGGATTTCCGCCTGAGCTTGGACGGGAGGCGGCAGACGCGGAAGATGATGTCGCGGTACTGGGAGAACTCGTCGCCTTTTGCCATTGATCTTGTGGGCTGTGTCATGAGGCAAGGGACGTTTACCGAGAAGATGTGCAAG CTCAACTGGCTGCACTTCCCGACGGCCCGAAATCTTATGGCCGACCTCCTCAAGAAGTACACCCGCTTCGTCGagatcatcgccatcgcggCCGCGACAAAGGACAAGGTTGCCGTGCCGacgctcgacgtcgacctcgcaTGGCACACGCACCAGCTCTCTCCACAGTCCTACTTTGTCTTCACGCTCGCCAAGACGAGCGCTTTCGTGGACCACAACGACAAGGTTGACGAGGATAGGCTGAGCACGGCCTTTGAGTGGACGAGCAAGACCTACCAAGAGAAGTATGGCGAGGTTTACTCCCAGTGCAAGTGCTGGTACTGTGAAA CTGTCAGGGTGATGGCGTTGCCGGCGACCAAGATGTTTGGCATAGGCAAGGAAGAAAAGC TCCTCGAAGCATGGCATGCGGCCGCCAAGGCAAACAACGTGCCAATGCCTCCTATGACCGAGTCGGCGCACGTCTCGTCGCACCCGGCGGTTCACACCAACGAGACGACAGCCCGTCGAGCGACCACTCGTCCGATACGTCTCGAGTACCGGAACAGGCTGGAGGAAACGCACTCCAAGGCGCGCAAGAGGGCGACCAAGACGTTCAAGGCCGACTCCGACAAGCGTATGGGACCCCGGGGCGAAGACAGGACGTCTTTCTGGGGGAAAGACGTTGAGGTCGAGGGGCcctgggcctcgagcttggcTGCTGTCACAACGAGCGCCATGTAtcccgcgccgccgggctTCGCAAACATGGGGCCCGGCTCGGTGGGCAGCTGCGCGACGGGAACATGCGGCGGAGCCACTGGGTGCGGCTCCGAGCTGCTGGGCATGTGCACAGCCGGCTGTGTTGGG AGCGGCTGGTTTGGCGGAAACGCCGGATGTGCAGGAATGGGCGCAACGTCCGGTGGTGTGATGCTCTAA
- a CDS encoding Putative major facilitator, sugar transporter, major facilitator superfamily yields the protein MGFSTIEFDKYNPASEKASDARQDLAHLDYSPLKRITGRSWAMGILVSMGGMVFGYDTGQVSGFLEMPDFLERFGERGPDGTPHFSNVRSGLIVGLLSIGTLIGALCAAPIADRFGRRYSISFWCVVTSIGFVIQIAAERAWEQIMMGRFVAGLGVGALSLIVPMFQAETAPPWIRGALVCAYQLLITLGIFLAACFNYGTVTHLENSSGSWRIVIGLGWLWTLILGVGILAFPETPRFDYRMGRIERAKSTLCRVYGAPENHYSIHVQLEEIESKLRAESSIKGNAVQEFTGMFKAPRMAYRIALGCALQMFQQLTGANYFFYYGTTIFASVNINSFITQIILNSINFGTTFIGLYIVEHFGRRKSLITGSIWMFVCFIIFASIGHFSLDQENPQSTVGPGIVLIVFAALFILGFATTWGPMIWTIQAELFPSRYRAKAMALSTASNWMWNFFIGFFSPFITGAIDFRYGYVFAGCNLVGAAIVYFFVIEGQGRTLEEIDTMYLERVAAWKSTQWVPPSAEEMHRIRKQAGTELDASASDTAMHGEKSEGLQPKGVNGTSHQERV from the exons ATGGGTTTCTCGACGATCGAGTTCGACAAGTACAATCCTGCCTCGGAAAAGGCAAGCGATGCCCGCCAGGACCTCGCCCACCTCGACTACTCCCCGCTGAAGCGCATCACGGGGCGGTCATGGGCCATGGGCATCCTCGTctccatgggcggcatggt CTTCGGCTACGATACCGGTCAGGTCTCCGGCTTCCTTGAGATGCCCGACTTCCTTGAACGCTTCGGCGAGCGCGGCCCCGATGGCACCCCTCATTTCAGCAACGTCCGCTCCGGTCTGATCGTCGGTCTCCTCTCCATCGGCaccctcatcggcgccctgTGCGCCGCCCCCATCGCCGACCGCTTCGGACGTCGCTACTCCATCTCTTTCTGGTGTGTTGTCACCTCGATTGGCTTCGTCATCCAGATTGCCGCCGAGAGGGCATGGGAGCAAATCATGATGGGCCGCTttgtcgccggccttggtgTTGGCGCCCTGAGTCTCATCGTTCCCATGTTCCAGGCCGAGACTGCACCGCCCTGGATTCGTGGTGCTCTTGTCTGCGCCTACCAGCTCCTGATCACATTGGGTATCttccttgccgcctgcttcaaCTATGGTACCGTGACACACCTCGAGAACAGCTCTGGTTCGTGGCGCATCGTCATCGGTCTTGGCTGGCTGTGGACCCTTATTCTTGGAGTCGGAATCCTCGCCTTCCCCGAGACGCCTCGCTTCGACTACCGCATGGGCAGAATCGAACGGGCCAAGAGCACCCTCTGCCGCGTCTACGGCGCACCAGAGAACCACTACAGTATCCATGTTCAGCTCGAGGAAATCGAGAGCAAGCTGCGCGCCGAGTCCTCCATCAAGGGCAACGCCGTCCAAGAGTTCACCGGCATGTTCAAGGCCCCCCGCATGGCCTACCGCATTGCTCTGGGATGTGCTTTGCAAATGTTCCAGCAG CTCACTGGTGCAAACTACTTCTTCTACTATGGAACCACCATCTTCGCCTCGGTCAACATCAACTCCTTTATCACGCAGATCATCCTAAACTCCATCAACTTCGGAACCACCTTTATTGGTCTTTACATCGTCGAGCATTTCGGACGTCGCAAGTCGCTCATCACCGGCTCTATCTGGATGTTCGTGTgcttcatcatcttcgccTCCATCGGCCACTTTAGCCTCGACCAGGAAAACCCCCAGAGCACTGTCGGTCCCGGTATTGTCCTCATTGTTTTCGCCGCCCTGTTCATCCTGGGCTTCGCGACTACCTGGGGTCCCATG ATCTGGACTATCCAAGCCGAGCTTTTCCCATCCCGCTACCGCGCCAAGGCTATGGCTCTCTCGACGGCCAGCAATTGGATGTGGAACTTCTTCATTGGCTTTTTCTCGCCCTTTATCACTGGGGCCATCGACTTCCGCTACGGCTACGTCTTTGCCGGCTGCAACCTGGTCGGTGCCGCCATCGTCtacttcttcgtcatcgaaGGTCAAGGCCGTACCCTCGAGGAGATTGACACCATGTATCTCGAGCGCGTTGCCGCCTGGAAGAGCACTCAATGGGTGCCGCCTTCCGCCGAAGAAATGCATCGCATCCGCAAGCAGGCAGGCACCGAGTTGGATGCCAGCGCGAGTGACACGGCCATGCATGGCGAGAAGAGCGAGGGACTGCAGCCAAAGGGCGTCAACGGCACCTCCCACCAGGAGAGAGTCTAA
- a CDS encoding Putative EthD domain-containing protein: MTATLTVLYPNVAGAKYNFDYYINSHMPLAAAKWKPSGCLSWTVAKYQPGPDGAPPKYAFAGLIRFSSLEAIHKALASPATLELMEDVPNYSNQELQFLMAEDAETTAA; encoded by the coding sequence ATGACTGCCACTCTCACCGTTCTCTACCCCAACGTGGCCGGCGCCAAGTACAACTTCGACTACTACATCAACAGCCACATGcccctggccgccgccaagtGGAAGCCGTCGGGTTGCCTGAGCTGGACCGTCGCCAAGTACCAGCCGGGACCGGACGGCGCGCCGCCCAAGTacgccttcgccggcctGATCCGCTTCAGCAGTCTCGAGGCCATCCACAAGgccctcgcctcgcccgcAACCCTCGAGCTCATGGAGGACGTCCCGAACTACAGCAACCAGGAGCTGCAGTTCCTGATGGCTGAGGACGCCGAGACCACGGCTGCGtaa
- a CDS encoding Putative Sec7 domain, PH-like domain superfamily, sec7 domain superfamily, pleckstrin domain 9, which produces MYADSPRRSSRRRPDLNIDTSPPVAFSTRPSAVAVASRESAAAAAAPPVPQTPPSNRNRPPPPSSSSSVAKGKSSSRALRGPALSRHADDSLLDTPESPDSFDMSANKENDNPDLPRPRDSHDLSLSPRNVTRDSLMANMLISLDQFTMAGPIGGPFVNGAPDMLDEPPQQYQYDTDGDGFSRSVRGGRANGHSYSYSSDFDADDASRISSRGRRSNSSSNFQPGLHRISSMREPLRSTPGTSRHMHSRGRKGSAKSSSSNSIDAGYAQVLSSTRWASGFGGRSSSFDYGHRPPALQATTQQQQQQQQAGGAPWHIEFSNNFFADNYDAAPTPTVPGGPRRMMPPVTPPAATNYPPSPGPAAVPLPAVEPIEPLPPVTLERKRSNRSAKSTSTNHHHRKAENNPNNPHHEAPPPPLPMSVPAVPAPSTAAASAASSSPAPSSVPAFEIDSAPAPHVGYGKTKEAVHGAQVPTQAPSQTKEKPGFFRRVFGSSRNNASSNQPETQNSTAVSVPSSTSVVDTADQRSGNKSLHVASQMKSSGSAPPSRDTSSSHSHHHVLQKKPSSFFRRRKKSVSADDVPPMPAAAPIEPPMPPLVPPIQLSVPKDKLSAKPEPSPISSLRRVMNPYLKGSPVTPNTPLSPHSAGAAPVQQSANPEMASDSAPASRTEAPEEQPRSFSPDYDPSPNARIREVRSASRGGGGDDDGDGDDDSQPEYERRTDTPTRPPPEPPVSTEKRNNSFLDIDGSDNEADTESRRGNKTRREKGSISGRKIIKDSSPSRKGASDGTDDTIRGRKNKNNNGRLAVAQADSDDEGNRPALILPIEGTRSASRASGSTTTEYKSAISGTPSVRIEASANNSPKVLGTFESMSSKPLDEPDFVVGDPTEDDRQKAKKIFDGNEDFIQKQKAAAWMGEEGPVRQRTLQAYMDLYDFTNKSILQSLRLICQRLVFRAETQQVDRILVAFSKRWCDCNANHGFKASDVIHTICYSIMLLNTDLHLADIEQKMTRSQFVKNTMTTIVQAVAEAVPDAFERPTILPGKSNSALGADDSRTSIEERFTSRRLSFRPPPRHEGDGSGDHCHDECGPLVKAPFDGSMRAWEHQVEIVLKDIYASIRDERLPLFGADPSKNLAPNPQSSLSVMGMLKRTPSVLSKAPSESQASMRGRIAENGRANSSRWNSKSRSRPRMGNPGFSSSRTSFEDGNSVWSPTVSSATWSKLSLGRTQTSMSVDSLSSSFCGGDYQQSIGFANALSQAVIRDDESGLGKEPSIMSDELKPAHLLEDESLELAGPPWVKEGMVIHKHHLDGIEKKAKDRHWNEVFAVIQRGQMSIFSFGTNKSAARKSRGRHAAKGPAIVGGGNWQENATNLGTFSLRQTLASTLPPPGYSRARPHVWALSLPTGAVHLFQVGTPEISKEFVTTANYWSARLSTHPLVGGISNIEYGWSDAIINNALVTAINEQTVGPSPGRQRSNSRPGSSAANNRPSISSFRSGSLDHGPGGPYSSASRGNKLPGDRIHIADWAPPTQSMRPSNLPEEEQLDSLLAYVKGIEDELQVHNQLRSPMLLAFTPRGNNAVRAMANWERKSAYLLREIVKFRTYVDCLQQAGTRKNEIYTERDLARRAARGELDEGEIEFDAERDTSIRA; this is translated from the exons ATGTACGCCGACTCGCCGAGACGGTCcagtcgccgccgtcccgaTCTCAACATCGACACTTCCCCTCCCGTCGCCTTTTCGACCAGGCcctccgccgtcgccgtcgcctctcGAGAATcagctgccgctgccgccgctcccCCCGTCCCCCAAACGCCCCCAAGCAACAGAAacagaccgccgccgccgtcttcctcctcgtccgtcgccAAGGGCAAGTCGAGCTCCCGGGCATTAAGAGGCCCGGCTCTCTCCCGTCATGCCGACGACTCCCTCCTAGATACCCCCGAATCCCCCGACAGCTTCGACATGTCGGCGAACAAAGAAAACGATAACCCTGATCTGCCCCGTCCGCGCGATTCCCACGACCTGTCTCTGTCCCCGCGGAACGTTACACGCGATTCCCTAATGGCCAACATGCTGATTTCCCTCGACCAATTCACCATGGCCGGTCCTATCGGCGGACCgttcgtcaacggcgcccCAGACATGCTCGACGAGCCGCCCCAGCAGTACCAGTACGAtaccgacggcgacggcttcTCTAGGTCGGTGCGAGGCGGCCGTGCCAATGGCCACTCGTACTCGTACAGCTCCGATtttgacgccgacgacgcgaGTAGGATATCCTCGCGAGGGCGGAGGAGCAACAGCAGCTCCAACTTCCAGCCCGGCCTGCATCGCATCAGCAGCATGCGCGAACCGCTGCGAAGCACACCCGGCACCTCGCGCCACATGCACTCCCGAGGACGCAAGGGGAGCGCAAaaagcagcagctccaacAGTATCGATGCCGGCTACGCCCAGGTCCTCAGTAGTACGAGGTGGGCGTCGGGCTTTGGTGGTCGATCTTCGAGCTTCGACTACGgccaccgcccgcccgccttgCAGGCCACCactcaacaacagcaacagcaacagcaagccGGAGGTGCCCCGTGGCACATAGAGTTCTCCAACAACTTCTTCGCCGACAACTACGACGCGGCCCCGACGCCTACCGTGCCTGGCGGGCCTCGACGCATGATGCCGCCCGTCACGCCCCCGGCGGCCACGAATTACCCCCCGTCTCCTGGGCCCGCCGCTGTTCCCTTGCCTGCGGTGGAGCCCATCGAaccgctgccgcccgtcACCCTCGAACGCAAGCGCTCAAACCGATCCGCCAAAAGCACCTCGacaaaccaccaccaccgcaaGGCGGAAAACAATCCCAACAACCCTCACCacgaggcgccgccgccgccgttgccaaTGTCGGTCCCAGCAGTGCctgcgccgtcgacggccgccgcctccgccgcctcctcttcgccagCACCATCTTCCGTCCCCGCGTTCGAGATCGATTCCGCACCCGCGCCACACGTGGGCTACGGCAAGACAAAGGAGGCGGTGCACGGAGCTCAAGTTCCGACACAAGCACCGTCGcaaacaaaagaaaaaccGGGGTTTTTCAGGCGAGTCTTCGGCTCGTCCAGAAACAATGCCTCGAGCAATCAGCCCGAGACGCAAAATTCCACGGCCGTATCCGtaccatcatcaacatctgTTGTCGATACGGCTGACCAGAGGTCCGGGAACAAATCTCTTCACGTTGCCAGCCAGATGAAGTCCTCCGGCTCCGCCCCTCCCTCGCGGGACACGTCTTCGTCCCATTCCCATCATCACGTGCTGCAAAAGAAGCCGAGCTCCTTCTTCCGTCGCAGGAAGAAGTCCGTgtccgccgacgacgtccctcccatgcccgccgccgcccccatcGAGCCTCCAATGCCCCCCTTGGTTCCCCCAATTCAGCTGTCCGTCCCCAAGGACAAGCTTTCTGCGAAACCCGAACCCAGCCCAATCAGCAGCCTGAGGAGGGTCATGAACCCATACCTAAAAGGCAGCCCGGTGACGCCAAACACACCTCTGTCACCTCactccgccggcgccgcccctgTGCAACAATCTGCCAACCCTGAAATGGCCTCCGATTCCGCCCCGGCTTCGCGCACCGAAGCACCCGAGGAGCAGCCGCGCTCCTTCTCGCCCGACTACGACCCGAGCCCCAATGCACGCATACGTGAAGTCCGGTCTGCTTCgcgcggcggtggtggtgacgatgacggtgacggcgatgacgactCGCAGCCCGAATACGAACGCCGTACCGACACGCCCACTCGCCCGCCTCCAGAGCCTCCCGTGTCGACAGAAAAGAGGAACAACTCCTTCCTTGACATTGATGGCAGTGACAACGAAGCCGACACCGAGTCGAGACGGGGCAATAAGACgagaagggagaaggggTCGATATCTGGCAGGAAGATCATCAAAGACTCGTCTCCCTCGCGGAAAGGCGCTTCAGACGGGACCGACGATACCATCAGAGGcaggaagaacaagaacaacaacggcAGATTGGCCGTCGCCCAGGCAGACTCCGATGACGAAGGCAATCGGCCAGCGCTAATCCTGCCGATTGAGGGTACTAGGTCTGCCAGCAGGGCGTCGGGATCGACCACGACTGAATACAAGTCTGCGATAAGTGGAACCCCCAGTGTGAGGATCGAAGCCTCGGCCAACAACAGCCCCAAGGTCCTCGGGACCTTCGAGTCCATGAGCTCCAAGCCCCTCGATGAGCCCGACTTTGTCGTCGGAGACCCGACGGAAGATGACCGCCAAAAGGCCAAAAAGATATTTGACGGTAACGAGGACTTTatccagaagcagaaggccGCTGCGTGgatgggcgaggagggccCCGTCCGGCAGAGAACTCTGCAAGCGTACATGGACCTTTATGACTTTACCAACAAGAGCATCTTGCAGAGTCTCCGGTTGATATGCCAACGTCTGGTCTTCCGAGCCGAGACGCAGCAGGTGGATCGCATTTTGGTTGCCTTTTCCAAGCGTTGGTGTGATTGCAACGCCAACCACGGATTCAAGGCATCCG ATGTTATCCACACAATCTGCTATTCGATCATGCTGCTCAACACTGATTTGCACCTGGCTGACATCGAACAAAAGATGACGCGGAGCCAGTTCGTCAAGAACACCATGACCACCATCGTCcaggcggtggcggaggcAGTCCCCGATGCGTTTGAGCGGCCGACCATCCTGCCAGGCAAGTCCAACAGCGCTCTCGGAGCCGACGATTCCAGAACATCCATCGAGGAGCGGTTCACGTCACGTCGATTGTCATTCCGACCTCCGCCGAGGCACGAGGGAGACGGGTCCGGAGACCACTGCCATGACGAATGCGGGCCCCTGGTGAAGGCGCCGTTTGACGGTTCGATGCGAGCCTGGGAACACCAGGTCGAAATCGTCCTCAAGGACATCTATGCCTCGATCCGCGACGAGCGATTGCCCCTATTCGGCGCCGATCCATCCAAGAACCTCGCGCCGAACCCGCAGAGTAGCCTCTCCGTCATGGGAATGTTGAAGCGAACGCCTAGCGTTCTGAGTAAGGCCCCGTCTGAGAGTCAGGCATCTATGCGTGGACGCATAGCTGAAAATGGCCGTGCCAATTCTTCCAGATGGAATTCGAAGAGCAGGTCACGACCTCGTATGGGCAATCCGGGATTCTCTTCGTCAAGAACAAGCTTCGAGGACGGAAATTCAGTTTGGAGCCCTACCGTATCATCGGCCACGTGGAGCAAGCTCTCGCTGGGCCGAACGCAGACCTCGATGTCTGTGGATTCGCTCAGCTCGTCATTCTGCGGAGGCGACTATCAACAGTCCATCGGATTTGCCAACGCCCTTAGCCAGGCCGTCATCCGTGATGATGAATCCGGTCTCGGCAAGGAGCCGTCCATCATGAGTGACGAACTGAAGCCCGCTCacctgctcgaggacgagtccctcgagctcgccggcccTCCCTGGGTAAAGGAGGGCATGGTGATTCATAAGCACCACCTGGACGGtatcgagaagaaggccaaggaccgCCACTGGAACGAGGTTTTCGCCGTCATCCAACGAGGCCAAATGAGTATATTCTCCTTTGGCACTAACAAGTCGGCGGCACGCAAAAgccgcggccgccatgcGGCCAAGGGTCCCGCCATCGTCGGAGGCGGCAACTGGCAGGAAAATGCTACTAATCTAGGTACGTTCAGTCTCCGCCAGACCCTGGCAtcgacgctgccgccacccGGCTACTCGAGAGCTCGGCCTCACGTATGGGCTCTGAGTCTGCCAACGGGTGCGGTTCACCTGTTCCAGGTCGGGACCCCGGAGATCAGCAAGGAGTTCGTCACTACGGCCAACTACTGGAGCGCTCGCCTGAGCACGCACCCGCTCGTGGGCGGTATCAGCAACATCGAATACGGATGGAGCGatgccatcatcaacaacgcTCTCGTCACGGCCATCAATGAACAAACAGTGGGCCCGTCGCCAGGACGTCAGCGGTCCAACTCCCGACCCGGAAGCAGCGCCGCCAACAATCGACCTAGCATTTCAAGCTTCCGCTCCGGCTCTCTCGACCATGGGCCTGGAGGACCGTACAGTTCCGCCAGCCGTGGCAACAAGCTTCCCGGCGACAGAATCCACATCGCCGACTGGGCGCCTCCGACACAGAGTATGCGGCCCAGCAACCTGCCTGAggaggagcagctcgacaGCCTCCTTGCTTACGTCAAGGGCATCGAAGACGAGCTGCAGGTACATAACCAGCTTCGCAGCCCGATGCTACTTGCATTTACGCCCCGCGGCAACAACGCCGTCCGCGCCATGGCCAACTGGGAGCGCAAGAGCGCCTACCTCCTGCGGGAGATTGTCAAGTTCAGGACGTACGTCGACTGCCTGCAGCAGGCGGGTACGCGCAAGAACGAGATTTacacagagagagatctGGCGCGCCGGGCGGCCAGAGGAGAACTGGACGAGGGAGAGATTGAGTTTGACGCCGAACGAGACACATCGATCAGAGCGTAG
- a CDS encoding Putative glycoside hydrolase family 16, concanavalin A-like lectin/glucanase domain superfamily, with protein sequence MMRYAALALATAGLASAQTFSLCNPVKGDACPANPAFGGEASYDFRTSKNIDDLESFFIVDGGVKYNPKVMSFSPDTGAEMTIFEESNAPTLTSKNYLFFGKVEVELQAAPGRGIVTSIVLQSDALDEIDWEFVGADQTHVQTNFYALGINDYTRARYYEVPFNPMTSFHTYTIEWTKESIVFSIDGKVYRTATPAEGNYPQTPMQLKLGTWVGGKGTAQGTIDWAGGLAEWEKAPFAGHYRSLKVWDYAGGDKAGAKQYEYNKGSDGTWQSINVVGAGDKASIGGVGSSNGVKDGKPIGDNKAAQSDLPVFSKINTSAPASTTAAPISSVVANTTIITSTTRANNATLSTLTRPSSSAGSPTGSANAQTTLPTTITGGAPAQSSTPAAAAAAAPALQASLFVGGLAAFFAAMII encoded by the exons ATGATGAGATACGCTGCTTTGGCTCTGGCCACTGCTGGCCTGGCATCCGCCCAGACCTTTTCGCTTTGCAACCCCGTCAAGGGCGATG CCTGCCCTGCGAACCCGGCCTTTGGCGGCGAAGCCAGCTATGACTTCCGCACCTCCAAGAacatcgacgacctggagTCCTTTttcatcgtcgacggcggcgtcaagtACAACCCTAAGGTCATGTCCTTCTCCCCTGATACGGGAGCTGAGATGACCATCTTCGAGGAGAGCAACGCTCCAACGCTCACCTCCAAGAACtacctcttcttcggcaaGGTAGAGGTCGAGCTTCAGGCCGCCCCGGGCCGCGGTATCGTCACCAGCATCGTCTTGCAGTCTGACGCCCTGGACGAGATCGACTGGGagttcgtcggcgccgatcAGACCCACGTCCAGACAAACTTCTAcgccctcggcatcaacgACTACACCCGCGCCCGCTACTACGAGGTGCCCTTCAACCCCATGACCTCGTTCCACACCTACACCATCGAGTGGACCAAGGAgtccatcgtcttctccatcGACGGCAAGGTCTACCGCACCGCCACCCCGGCCGAAGGCAACTACCCCCAGACCCCTATGCAGCTGAAGCTCGGCACCTGGGTCGGCGGAAAGGGCACTGCCCAAGGCACCATCGACTGGGCCGGCGGTCTTGCCGAATGGGAAAAGGCCCCGTTCGCCGGCCACTACCGCTCCCTCAAGGTCTGGGACTATGCTGGCGGCGATAAGGCCGGCGCCAAGCAGTACGAGTACAACAAGGGCTCCGACGGCACCTGGCAGAGCATCAATGTTGTTGGTGCCGGCGACAAGGCgagcatcggcggcgtcggctccAGCAACGGtgtcaaggacggcaagcccATCGGCGATAACAAGGCCGCCCAGTCCGACCtccccgtcttctccaagatCAACACCTCCGCCCCggcctccaccaccgccgcccccatCTCGTCGGTCgtcgccaacaccaccattATCACCAGCACTACACGTGCCAACAACGCCACCTTGTCGACCCTGACGAGACCTAGTTCAAGTGCCGGCTCCCCCACTGGCTCCGCCAACGCCCAGACGACTCttcccaccaccatcaccggcggcgctCCCGCTCAGTCGAGcacccccgccgccgccgccgccgccgccccggctcTGCAGGCCagcctcttcgtcggcggtctCGCGGCTTTCTTTGCGGCCATGATTATTTAA